The window ggTAGATCATATTGTGTGGCTGATTCCTCTCCAGGGACCAATCCACTTCCGATAACTATTTCGCATTTCTCAACATCTTTTTCCATTTCAACTAAAGCTCGTTGAAGCAGCTTCACACGAAATCCTTTGGGACATTTTGCCAACTGCTGCCAAATGGCCGAAATGAGTTCCCCTCGTAGCTCCTGTTTACTGACCCTGTAGGTGTCATTATCATTCTCGCGACGACGTACGACAGATTTAATGCTACAATAAAATGGcgaaaatatatttgtttaaataaaatttatggcaGAAAGCATTTATGTAGGAATAACCTTGTTACACAATTCCCACTAAATTCCTCACTCGGCGTCTTTTGCGAATTGCTCAGTGATGTTAAGAACTCTTTAAATTCCATCAAGTGGGCACATTCGTTGGACGCCATGTTCGGTCCAGGTCAGAATGCAATTGTTCATGTGTATGTGATTcactttaaacaaaaattgtttttcttttaagttTGTTGTTCTTTCTGCTTGCACCGCGGCTGCCAACTTGTTTTCAgcgaatagaatagaatagagaTGAGCAGGACACAGTAGCCAAATATTCTTTTCATGGGCGAAAAAAAGGCTAAACATTATTATGGTTTAAATTGCAGAAATCAAAATCGAAAAGCTTATTAGAACCCGtcgaaaatttcaaaaatgtgAAACTCCGAATTAGTTATGCTAAAAACAATTTCGTTTGCTATCCCTAAGAATAGAGTTAATTGCGCTTAGCCGAGACAAGAGAACAAACTCAAATTTATCCCAGATAATAGGGGTGTCCTGTTATTGGGGTCTCAACAGAACTTAACAagtaataataaattaaatcgAGCTAATTTTAGGAAACACAAATAGCGATTTGCTATTTCGATGCGGTTTGATATTTGGTGTTACACAGTATTATCAGCTATAACTTCTTTTAGCTATAAATTGGTAAAGTTGGCAGCACTGCAGCCGGCAAACAGCTGACAGCTGTTGCTTAGTTGTTTTGTGgctgtttttttcttcctaTTTTTCGACTGATTTCgaaatgtttatatttcaaattcaaGAAATTTCTTAACAAAACACTATGTCTACTCCTTTAGAGCAACAAACCGATGAACGGGAGGCTTTGCAGTCCATTTACGAGGGTGACGAAAACTTCAAGGAGGTCGACAAAATCACCTATCAATACAAGGTATGGTGTAAAGCTAAAGCCACATGGAATCGGATACTCTTAGCTAACTgaaacaatattttaattaacagTATGGCGAAGAAAACAATCACAAGTCCTTTATGGTAGAGCTTAAATGGGGAGAAACCTACCCAGATGACCCACCTACAATCAATATGAACACGTTTTACAATAGCCACatgtaaatatgcaaaattagcatgaaaaatgaattaattccaCTAAtgttagtttctttttttagccTGCCCGCTGTTAAAGAGGAAATCCAAGCGGCTCTTAACACGGAGGCTACTCAATGGCTTGGCTGTGGCATGACCTATACTCTGTTCGAATACCTCAAGGATAACATAGATCAATTGACTGCCAATCAACCAGAGTCGGCGCCCATTCAAGCGGTTGTGGACGAAGGTGTTCATTCATTGAAAATCTCCGACCCTGATCCTGATATTAAGAAGAAGGAACCCAAAAAGGAGCAACTCACCAAGGCGCAGAAGAGGAGACAGTGGGATAAAACAGAACACAAAGGTGAACGTGCTCGTGGCTATGATTGGGTGGATATTGTTAAACATTTATCGCAAACTGGAAGCAAAGAAGATGCTGCTGCTTTGGCCACAGATGACACACTTCTGGCACTGCATCCTTTAAATACTTAAATGCAATTCATTAGTTAAGATTAACAAGAAACAATAAGAGAATTAAAATCAAAGCCAATCATATTTCAATGTGATCGGTTCTCATCTTTATGAGATGTTtctaagtatgtatgtatttcacATTAAAAGCTGATCAATTTACTTACGCATGTCTGGTTTTTTGGACACGGCAAGGTCGTTTTGTCTAGCTAGCTGACTCGGTGGTTCAATCAGAATGGAAAAGATGCCTAGTCGGAGACAAACATTTGCGCAGTTCAGTTCGATCGTTGATTGATGATGTAATCGGTTAGTTGttacaatttaaattgttgcggtttttttgttgcatttcgATCCCCAAAAAATAGGTTAAATATTATAATTCAGTCTCAGTTAATTATTGACCGTGCTCGTGTCGAGTTCAAGTGAATCGAAACATTCTGACTGAACCTTATCATTGACTTGGCTTCATTTGGAACCGGTTTTGTGTTAAGGCCCACGCCCTCGCTTCAGAAATAGTtgtgtatatttatttgtttgcatatttgttcaaaaattcaaaatatgggACAAAATTTTTCACTTAACTGTTCAAAATGTCAGAACTGTTGCAAGCATAAGCAAAATTATCATGAAGAACCAACattgcgtatgcgtaatataAGTGATAACTATACAACATCATCGGCAGGTCATGATGAAACTGGTAAGTAAAATTAAGTCAAAATGTTATGggatgtatctatatatatgccGAATTCAAAACAAACATAGGTATAGATTTAGAAACTTGACTTGTTTCCAAATAGACATATGTATTAAAAAGTGCCTTATAAAGCAAATACGCAAtgtcaaattaaaattattgtgcactcattttattttttgaattttgtctTTGACTCAAATTAACTCAAACATAGTTAGTGCAAGGATAAAGTAATCTTCTTGATCATTAAACATTCCAATTTTATGActtactttttaaaaattctttttgatattttttcctAAAAGCAAACACAAGTGGAGAttcatatttaaataaattaaatcaaatttattaataaagcAAAATTCTAACGaaatttcttattaaattaaattctaaaaaaagTATAACATTCAACTGGCTACGCTCTTGCTTCCAAACTCTCAAATAATGAGTCAATTTCTGGTGATTCTTGTTTGATTTCTTggaaaaattttccaaataaCTTATTGTTAGACTTACTAGTCACTAATTGTATGACTTTTACAAATAATTTGATTCCTTGACAATTATATGGTAAAGGAAGATGATGCGTAAAATTCGaaatactataaaagaaagttTTAATCTAGTTTTTACTTTAAACAGTTCTCAAAATTTAAGACATACAGAAGAAAACAGTGCAAACAAgaacagaaattttaaatttgttgagATTTCAGATGGATTAAGTTGGGCAAACATATAATTCAACGAAATCAAAAttactttaattaaattgaaatcaaaaattaGGCAATGACTAAATTCGTCTGACTCAGGAACacctttttgtattttattaaatttaaaaaggaCAAAATCAGCTCTTAGAATATTTACTAAGTAATAATACAAATTATTCCATGGTTCTGTGCTAGGTTTTTAGTTTCTTAGCAAATAAATGTTGATTCTAGATTCTAGAAAACATTAACAACGATTTAAAgaagtttttcttttgcactaACCGCATATTCATTACtgtatttataataatttataatttatatttttttgaagtAGATCGGTAATTAGGTAATTCGGTAATTAGTTTATGTTTCGgttaagaagaaaaaagtgtTTAAAGTAATTTTATCTTTTAGCTAGAAGATATTCAGACTGACATATGTTTGTTAAAAAACTATAATCAATTGatttcaaacaaaatttaatttatttagcTTTAGTTTTGTGTGGTTTAGTTtcgaaatttttgttttcattggTGGCACTGCCAGGCAATTAtgcaatttttcattattgCCTTTTATGCATGCTAATTTCCCTGTCGAGTGGGTGTATCAGACACACAAAGTAGATGACCTGCCCACATGGCGGATTATCAATATATGTGCATAGGTATAAATGTAGTTTCCAAGTAAACATTATTCATTGCGAGTGTGAGTGCAATTTAtcagaaatatttattaaatacatAGAAAACTATGCCGGGATTGGATTGAAAACATATGAGGAATCAAATTATTATAATGACCATTTGGGAGCAACGATGACGTACCTCGACTTGATCTTGGATGGCTAGCAACAAAAAACGCACTTCCCATACCACATAATTAATCATAGGAGATCGAGAGACTAACGAGAATGAGtagagagaaacagagagaatgagagagcGCAAGAGAGAATCTATCTTTGTCGAGGGGGACTAGCAAAACTATCTGAACACCGATTTCTGATCAGTTTAGTTCAAAGCTTTGCGCTGTTCGCGTCGTCGTTTCCTCCGATCTGATCGAGCGGGCATCTAGATTTAATCGATTGGAGAAGAACAATACGAAAGAGGGAAAAACAAGAATTTAGCTTAGTTTTCGTTACTGTTAGCTGCGCGAAGATACCGTAACGTTGTACAATAAATTGTGATTTAACTAAAGAGATTTCCATCAAAGTAGAAGATGTCGAATTGGTATCGTAGCTATACGCCCAGTTGGCTCCAACGCTGGTGGCATCCTACTCCTCCGCGACGTCCAGTGAATCCGTTTCGCAGCACTCGACCTGGCCCAGACATTGAAAGTAATCCATAATTATCTTATTTGTGTATTGTGTCACCATACATTAACGACACTTTAATTATTAGcaaatcatttaaatattattttgttgcttttcgGTCTATGACTTCACCCCTCTGGCTTTGGTTTCcgttttcagtttttatttttatttatattttttgttgtctcttctcttttgtttttgtttttggttgtttgACACGTTCGGCGgggtttttggaattttttgcACAAATTACGTATTTATGTGAATTTACACACTTTTGATTTTTGCCCATTGTTTGTTCCTGTTGTGTTTATTGatttatcaaatatttaaaattgtttcaaaattttcatGGAATTTATTATAGagcattttgttgtttgttctTGCGGCAATCAAAACTAAAAGCGGTCAGCAAAGGTGAACGAAAAGATATAGATAGAAAAAGTCACATCTGTCAGTGGCattcaaaaaaattgaattcaattagaggcataaaaaaatgaaatcataaAAAATGGTATACAAAACTCATGAAATATTTATGGGTCAACATTATCCAAAAATTagtttgaaatgtttttgtgAGTGCAGATGAAAGAgttggaaatgaaaataaaattttgatttactAAAAGAAGAGCAATAAAATTGATTataaaactattaaaaaaaaacttggcaTAGAATATTAGTGAAGAATAATTTTACTAAATAGCAAAATACAATTTCGAATTCAATcgtgtttaatttaattttttattcttaTTAATCTACATGAATTCATACAAGATCTCTCAAAAAAACTTTTCGAATAtaatttaaaaccaaaaagaactAAGAAAACTTTTCATTCGAAATTATTTACAATTGCAAAGTTTCAAATTAAGAACTTATTTGTGACATAACAATTATAAGTGCTCTAGAGTAGCtggcaaaattttaaaaatgctaatttaaaattttgtttaatattttgaaaGCCCTTCAACTAACAACCAGTTTTAATGGAATTACTCATCACGCACAGCATTaatattcaaagaattttgtttttatttatttcaccAGAAACTGTGAATAATAACTATTTCTCATTTAAATAgtcaacaaaattttatgaaaaccgaagaagttgaaattttgtttttgtatttaaaaatcaaaaggattttctttattactcatttatgaaaaaaatatgaataaaaaatattaattgtaTTTGTAGTCCTAAAATAGACACATAACACTGTACAACCAAATTTTCGAGTTTTGTCAGAAGAACTACTTTTTATCCTTTGTTTGATGTGGTTGAATCTAAAAATAAcatcatttatttttaaaggtttttttaatttattaattgtatacgctatatatatttttttaatagttACCTCTTTTATAATTCTGATAATAAATTTTTCGAAGCTCtgtgaaaaaaaatgaaaaatgaaatgacttttgaatataaatgaagatttaaaataattgACAATACGTAAAACAATTTTGTGCTTCAGATAAAACgattaaacattaaaaattatagttAACTATTAAAGAACTATATAACCTTTAAAAGCTGCCACACATATTTTAGTTACAGATTCAAAATAGTCACACAAAATCGGATTAATTTGTGGTATCTCAGATTTTGTTGTCTAgtgtaattattatttattattatccCAAACTATTTTCACTCAAAGTTTGAATAacatttagaatattttttcaattgtaAGATTCTTTCAAAGgtatatgtataggtataGTTTAGGTAGGTAGGCAGATTACCAAATAAATTCTTCACTATGGTAGGATTTCGTTTGCCGAACTTGATTTATTTTacacaaaatattttagacataaaatgtttctttttttttctcttttgggAATGTATTTTTTAAGTagctttgtgttttttgtagTTTAGGGAAAAtgattagttttatttttgttagatggtttttcttttggcgCGTTGGcgtcattttttttgttttttgattgtCGTCGTCGTGGTCCATCCAAGTGGCTCTCGAATTGTGTCGAGATGTTGAGAATTAATTGACTTGGCATTGAACTTTTTGGCCAGAGTGCCACAAGTTTGTTTAGTTTATGGCTAAAGAGGATTACTCAACATGTTTCCGATGTGTTGGCTCGTTAGATCCATAAGCCTGGCATGAGATCATCAAAACTGTCTGCCCCCAAACCaaattgttttggttttgaaaACATTATCCAGATTCTGACGATAAGACTGCAAACACCCTGAGCACAATGAATAAATGACTAATTGATGGCGATTTGTGTATTATTTCAGATTTGATCGATTCACCTATATTGGGCGTACAGAGAGTTGACTTTTGCCTGGAGGATAATCACGATGAGCATCACACAAGTCATTTCTATGCCGCAGCCGCTAAGGAGGCATTGATTGTGCGTCGTGGCGAACCTTTCCGTTTGCGGATTATTTTCCATCGCGATTATAGTCCCAGCAAGGATGCAATCAGTTTCATTTTCAGTGTGGCCGATGATAGCAAGCCAAGTCCTGGACATGGAACATTGACTGCGCTGGTTCCGCATGATGGCATTGATTATTTGGGCGATTCCTTGGAATGGGGTGCGGGCATAGAATCGCATGAGGGTCAGATTTTGACGGTCTTGATTAAACCACCTGCCACTTGCCCGGTGACTGAATGGAAAATGGATATTGATACCAAGTTGTTGGGAGATGGTTCCAGGAGCTATCCTTTACCTTTACCCATTCTTATTCTTTTCAATCCTTGGTGTCCCGACGATCAAGTCTATATGGAGGATAGAGATAAGCGTAAAGAGTATGTGATGCACGATACCACTTTGATTTGGAGGGGTTCGTATAATCGGCTGAGACCTTCAGTATGGAAAATAGGACAATTCGAGCGTCATGTCCTGGAATGCAGTTTGAAATTGCTCGGAACTGTGGGACGAATCCCGCCAGCATATCGTGGTGATCCTGTTCGAGTGGCACGAGCCCTCTCCGCCCTGGTCAATTCTGTAGACGATGATGGAGTGCTTTTGGGCAATTGGTCGGAGGACTTTTCCGGTGGCGTTGCCCCCACCAAATGGACTGGATCAGCGGAGATTCTCCAGCAATTCCATAAAACTCAAAAATCTGTGAAATTTGCCCAATGTTGGAACTTTAGCGGTGTCTTGGCCACCATAGCCCGAAGTCTGGGTATTCCAGCTCGCATTATCACTTGTTATTCTTCGGCTCATGATACCCAAGCTTCGCTCACGGTGGATGTTTTCATTGATTCGAACAATAAGAAATTGGACGCGGAGACCACCGATTCGATCTGGAACTACCATGTGTGGGATGAATTGTGGATGCAGCGGCCAGATTTGGGTATTGGCCAGTTTGGTACATACGATGGGTGGCAGGTGGTCGATGCCACTCCACAAGAGCCTTCTGACAACATGTATCGAGTGGGTCCTGCTTCTGTTTTGGCTGTGAAACATGGTGAGATCCTAAGACCCTTCGATGGTGGCTTTGTCTACGCGGAGGTGAATGCGGATAAGCTGTATTGGCGCTACAATGGACCCTCACAGCCTCTGAAATTGCTGAGGAAAGACACTCTGGCCATAGGCCATTTGATAAGCACCAAAGCTGTGCTGAAGTGGGAACGAGAAGATATCACCGATAGCTATAAATACGCCGAGCGTACGGAGGAGGAACGCAACTATATGCTGAAGGCTCTCAAGCAATCTCGTCATGCCTTTAGCCGATATTATCTGAATGATAATTTCAATGACGTTGAGTTCGATATGGAATTGAAAGATGACATCAAAGTGGGTGAGTCATTCAGTGTGGTCCTAAAGGTCACCAACAAGAGTGAGGAGCGAGTCCATTTGGCGACTGGTCAAATCAATTGCGATGCCATACTCTATACGGGAGTGGGAGCCGAAGAGGTCAAGACCATGGGCTTCGAATTGGAACTGCAACCCAAGTCCAGTGACTATGTTCGCATGGAAGTCATCTTTGAGGAATATTATGGCAAACTCTCCTCCCAGGCAGCCTTCCAAATCTCAGCTTCGGCCAAGGTCAAGGACACAGACTATGATTACTATGCCCAAGATGATTTTCGTGTACGCAAGCCGGATATCAAATTCCAACTGGGTGAGGATAGCATAGTGGCCAAAAAGGAGATGGATGTCATTGTGAGATTGACCAATCCACTGCCCATTCCCTTGCATAAGGGCATCTTTACTGTCGAGGGTCCTGGCATTGAGCAGCCCTTGAAGTTTAAGGTAAAATCTAAGCAAATTGTtaaatgtcttttaatttaTGCCGATTCTGTTTACAGATTGCCGAGGTACCAGTTGGCGGCACTGCAGCAGCCACCTTCAAGTATATCCCACCCTACGCTGGTCGTGGAACTTTGCTTGCCAAATTCTCCGCCAAGGAATTGGACGACGTCGATGGCTATAAGCACTATGAGATTGAACCGCGTCCGGAGGACGCACTGCAGCCAAATGGCAGCCATCGAAGAAGTAATATCATAAGGCGACGCACTGATGTTATAGCCTAGACTCAAATCTGAATTTCATTTATGTTGCAAATGTGTAGTTTTTATGTATTCTTAGTTTAAGATGAACATATTTAAATAGAGTTAAGAAGAGAAAATGAACTCAATTGGACTCATAAGTCGTCGATTCCCAGGGCATAGCTGGGCTTGTTGGCCGTCTTGACGAAATAAATGCCACGAGCATCTCGAGGCACTGGATCACCCATTAGCAATTTGCCGCCCGTACAGTTTTTGCCTTTGAGTTCATCTAAGCCAGAGCAGGGTGTGCCATAGAAGCCTTTGGACGAGTTAATGGATTCGGCATAGTACTCATAAGAACGCCCATGACTACAGCCAGCTGAAAAATGAGAGACAAAGATATTTAAAAACCCATAAGCCAGCCAAATTCAAGGAAAACTCACTGAAAATCTGGGACAATTCCTTGCAACCAGGCTGAGGTGGTCCGCCGCCATTGGGATAGAAATCGACCATGCCAATGGGTTTGCGAAAACCCAAATAACCCGCACAGCTGTGTATGACATCCACGAAATTGGCATCTGTGTCATCCAAATGATTCTCGGGACCAATGCAATCCTCAAAGGCAGGTCGTGCAGGATCCAACCCTGTGATCCTTGACACTCTGTATTTGGTATACGAGCCAGCATAGCCCATTATGTGAGCACCCAGACTATGTCCAATTAAATGAATCCTTTGGGGATCTGCATCCTTTTCCTCTACCAGCAAATCAATCAACTTGGCCACTGCCCGACCCACTTGTACCGTATACCTAGCTGGCGTCAGATAATAGATATTATCCGCCTGATCCTTCCAATTGATGGCGAAAACATTAACCTGTCCACGTTCTATATAGGCTCCCCTTATCGATTGTATTGAATTGCTCATGGTGCTGGATTTCCAGCCATGAACCAGAATTTTTGTATCCAAATCGGGATTAAATTTCTCAGCCATTTCTTGCCAAGTGTCACGTTTGTGACGCTGacgaaaatcaaaattattatCATCGATCCAAAAATCTGTGCTAGAACTATGCGGAGAGTTGCTGGGAATTGgaaaatgttaataaaaatttcaaaattcatgTATTATCAATTATACCTGCCATAGAACTCAAATTGTATTAGTTGAGGTAAATTAATACGATTCTCTGGGGGAGGTTCTACTAAATAGGCCACCTCTGGTTTGCCTTCACCATTTGGCATATAAATCCAGGTTTTATTATAATCCTCCTGATTCAATGCAATTTCGCCACGTATACCAACTGAAAGTTAAATagtaacttttattttattcgaATTTGTGTAATGCAATCGAAATGTTTACAGAGTATCAGCACAGGTTTCACCACCTGAGCTAAGGCAGCGAATCCTGTAATTAACCATTGGACTACCACAAAAGTATTGGATACTTCATTGCGACACGGATTTATCACATTGCAAATGCAAGCCAAAGCATTGGAGGACATCTTTTCCAGCTAAGTGTTGCCTGCCAACTGAACGTTGGCGATCTTAATGATCTCCAATGACCCATACAAGTCGCTGTCAAGCATTTAAGAAGCTTACTCAGTTCTCAAGTGTAATCCTCGAAACCGGTTTCGATTCCATCCAAACAATTAATTCTGAAGCATTTTAATTACCCAGACAGAGTTTTGAGACTCTCAATATCGGTCAGCAGTTACAACCAAGACAAAGgcgcaaacaaaaaaaaaaagaaaacaatttatttaataactCACCCAGGCCACAGGCCAAAATAAGCCATGTCAGCCCCAACATCTTTCAGTTGAAATTTCACTTTGATGACACAGGAGTTGATATATGGAATTTTATAGTCTATTTAGACCTAGATAAGCTAGAAAACAATGCAGGGCCAAGTGTCAATCAAGACTGATTTTTGTTAAcaaagttgttagtttttgggGGAAATTTTCTTATCAGTTGAGTAAACGCAGCAGGCAGCCGCGCCGCGGGAGATCTGGTTAAGTGGGTTAAATTTAACTTTGCtttaattaaatgcatttcaatGAGTCAAGGGGAAAAAACCAAGCAAACATAATTTAATGgcttcaaaattaaaaaaaaaaaaaacaattttaaattgcCCGCTTGTCCATTTAAAGTTTAATCGATACTATCGATATTTCCATCGATAGATTAGCAGCCCTAGTGGCAGCCCTCTTTAACTGATGTCATTTCAGCTTTTTTTCCGGCCATTCAGCTTTCTTTAGCTGTTTTGGCCTAACAAAAAATGACATCACTAACCACATGTGAGGGAGcgcgaacaacaacaagcggACGTCCGAACGCCTTCTCCTCCTTTTACGTTCTATTATGCAAGCGAAAATTGTGTGAAAATTGTTGCAAATTGGAATAATTTTTGGATTTGATGTGAAACCATTTGAGCATATAGCAAAAGCTATTCGAGAATGTACCGTTTGCTGGGTCTAAATCGGGGCAAGGCCCTGAATAAGGTGCTACAATTGCCGCCccctacaa is drawn from Drosophila willistoni isolate 14030-0811.24 chromosome 2R unlocalized genomic scaffold, UCI_dwil_1.1 Seg167, whole genome shotgun sequence and contains these coding sequences:
- the LOC6644192 gene encoding RWD domain-containing protein 4, yielding MSTPLEQQTDEREALQSIYEGDENFKEVDKITYQYKYGEENNHKSFMVELKWGETYPDDPPTINMNTFYNSHILPAVKEEIQAALNTEATQWLGCGMTYTLFEYLKDNIDQLTANQPESAPIQAVVDEGVHSLKISDPDPDIKKKEPKKEQLTKAQKRRQWDKTEHKGERARGYDWVDIVKHLSQTGSKEDAAALATDDTLLALHPLNT
- the LOC6644194 gene encoding inactive pancreatic lipase-related protein 1 isoform X1; translated protein: MSSNALACICNVINPCRNEVSNTFVVVQWLITGFAALAQVVKPVLILFGIRGEIALNQEDYNKTWIYMPNGEGKPEVAYLVEPPPENRINLPQLIQFEFYGSNSPHSSSTDFWIDDNNFDFRQRHKRDTWQEMAEKFNPDLDTKILVHGWKSSTMSNSIQSIRGAYIERGQVNVFAINWKDQADNIYYLTPARYTVQVGRAVAKLIDLLVEEKDADPQRIHLIGHSLGAHIMGYAGSYTKYRVSRITGLDPARPAFEDCIGPENHLDDTDANFVDVIHSCAGYLGFRKPIGMVDFYPNGGGPPQPGCKELSQIFTGCSHGRSYEYYAESINSSKGFYGTPCSGLDELKGKNCTGGKLLMGDPVPRDARGIYFVKTANKPSYALGIDDL
- the LOC6644193 gene encoding annulin, giving the protein MSNWYRSYTPSWLQRWWHPTPPRRPVNPFRSTRPGPDIENLIDSPILGVQRVDFCLEDNHDEHHTSHFYAAAAKEALIVRRGEPFRLRIIFHRDYSPSKDAISFIFSVADDSKPSPGHGTLTALVPHDGIDYLGDSLEWGAGIESHEGQILTVLIKPPATCPVTEWKMDIDTKLLGDGSRSYPLPLPILILFNPWCPDDQVYMEDRDKRKEYVMHDTTLIWRGSYNRLRPSVWKIGQFERHVLECSLKLLGTVGRIPPAYRGDPVRVARALSALVNSVDDDGVLLGNWSEDFSGGVAPTKWTGSAEILQQFHKTQKSVKFAQCWNFSGVLATIARSLGIPARIITCYSSAHDTQASLTVDVFIDSNNKKLDAETTDSIWNYHVWDELWMQRPDLGIGQFGTYDGWQVVDATPQEPSDNMYRVGPASVLAVKHGEILRPFDGGFVYAEVNADKLYWRYNGPSQPLKLLRKDTLAIGHLISTKAVLKWEREDITDSYKYAERTEEERNYMLKALKQSRHAFSRYYLNDNFNDVEFDMELKDDIKVGESFSVVLKVTNKSEERVHLATGQINCDAILYTGVGAEEVKTMGFELELQPKSSDYVRMEVIFEEYYGKLSSQAAFQISASAKVKDTDYDYYAQDDFRVRKPDIKFQLGEDSIVAKKEMDVIVRLTNPLPIPLHKGIFTVEGPGIEQPLKFKIAEVPVGGTAAATFKYIPPYAGRGTLLAKFSAKELDDVDGYKHYEIEPRPEDALQPNGSHRRSNIIRRRTDVIA
- the LOC6644194 gene encoding inactive pancreatic lipase-related protein 1 isoform X2, which translates into the protein MLGLTWLILACGLVGIRGEIALNQEDYNKTWIYMPNGEGKPEVAYLVEPPPENRINLPQLIQFEFYGSNSPHSSSTDFWIDDNNFDFRQRHKRDTWQEMAEKFNPDLDTKILVHGWKSSTMSNSIQSIRGAYIERGQVNVFAINWKDQADNIYYLTPARYTVQVGRAVAKLIDLLVEEKDADPQRIHLIGHSLGAHIMGYAGSYTKYRVSRITGLDPARPAFEDCIGPENHLDDTDANFVDVIHSCAGYLGFRKPIGMVDFYPNGGGPPQPGCKELSQIFTGCSHGRSYEYYAESINSSKGFYGTPCSGLDELKGKNCTGGKLLMGDPVPRDARGIYFVKTANKPSYALGIDDL